The proteins below are encoded in one region of Equus caballus isolate H_3958 breed thoroughbred chromosome 16, TB-T2T, whole genome shotgun sequence:
- the GP9 gene encoding platelet glycoprotein IX: protein MGRGFRRARAEWPYLVATISCLTQSCHHSLNRTVQATGGVPRPQASQPACSMPAWGALFLLWAAAEATKDCPTQCTCHALETMGLRVDCEGRGLTDLPALPVHTRHLLLANNSLRSIPPGAFDHLPQLRTLDVLNNPWHCDCSLTYLRLWLEDRVPEALLLVRCATPDLATSRPLGQLTGYQLGNCGWQQQASWTPPGVWGLVALVVVAVLGLVLLAGLLCTTIQPLD, encoded by the exons ATGGGAAGGGGATTCAGAAGGGCGAGGGCAGAGTGGCCCTACCTAG TGGCCACCATCAGCTGCCTCACACagagctgccaccacagcctcAACAGGACAGTTCAGGCCACAGGAGGGGTGCCTCGACCACAGGCCTCACAG CCAGCCTGCTCAATGCCTGCCTGGGGGGCCCTCTTCCTGCTCTGGGCTGCGGCGGAGGCCACCAAGGACTGTCCCACACAGTGCACCTGCCACGCCCTGGAAACCATGGGGCTGCGGGTGGACTGCGAGGGGCGGGGACTCACAGACCTGCCTGCCCTGCCGGTCCACACCCGCCACCTCCTGCTGGCCAATAACAGCCTTCGCTCCATACCCCCGGGTGCCTTCGACCACCTGCCCCAGCTGCGGACCCTCGATGTGCTGAACAACCCCTGGCACTGTGACTGCAGCCTCACCTACCTGCGCCTCTGGCTGGAGGACCGCGTGCCCGAGGCCCTGCTGCTTGTTCGCTGTGCCACCCCCGACCTCGCCACCAGCCGCCCGCTGGGCCAGCTGACAGGCTACCAGCTGGGCAACTGTGGCTGGCAGCAGCAGGCATCCTGGACCCCCCCGGGAGTCTGGGGGCTTGTGGCACTGGTTGTCGTGGCCGTGCTGGGCCTCGTTCTCCTGGCTGGCCTGCTATGCACCACCATACAGCCCCTGGACTGA